Within Actinoplanes sp. L3-i22, the genomic segment TCAGCGACGGGATCCGGCAGACGCCGAAAGCCAGTCTCTCCCAGCACGACATGATGGCGAGCCCGGTCGGGAAGGTCGAGATCTGTCTGGGTGAGCGGGTTGGGATGGCCTGGCACGACGCTGTCGCGGAGAGCCCGCTCTGGGCCCGATCGTCGGCCGATGCGGAGACCACGGCCGTGACCCGCGAGGTCGTCCTGCAGGTGATCGCCGACTGCGCGGAGATCTGGCGGGAGGGTCGGCAGCGGCTGCAGGACGAGGCCGCGCTCGCCGACCCCTGGTCCACCCCGGACCACGCGGTGCGGGTGCTGGACCGGCTCACCCAATTGCTGCCCGAGGGTGCCCAGCTCACCGTCACCGAGCTGGCGGCGGCCGTGTCCGCCCCGTTCCTACGGGAGGTGATGCTCAGCGCCGGCTTGAAGATCGCGGCCGGTATCAATCCGCAGACCTTCGCGATGAAGTACAGCCAGCGTGCGCGCCGGGACTTGGAGATCACCCATGACCAACACGAACATGTCTGGCGGCGCGCCGAGGGCCTGGGTAAGCGAGGCCGGATCGACGTCCGGGACACCCTTGCGATGTGGCTGGTCCACCGCTGGCTCGGGAGCCGCCCTACCCTGGCGGAGGAGGACGAGGTCAACCGGCTGATCGAGAAGATCGGTGAAGTTGTGTGTGCCGGGCCGGGGCCGACCCGCCGAGAGCTGCCCAGCCAGTTCCGTGTATTGCTGCACTGCGCGGACGGCGGCAAGACGAACGACGCCCTGGTGACTGAACTGAAGGACGTCGCCCACTCGCCCCGCTTCCGGACTCTGGGCGGACTGCTCTGGCTCGCCGGCGTTCTCGCGGTGGACGCCCGACGGATGCCGAGCCTGATCGTCGACCATATCGGAGTGATTGAGGAACTCTCGCTAGTCACCCTGCACCACGAGATCGCGAAGGTGCAGTGGGCGCTGGACGAGGAGGGAGCGCTCGGGCTCAACGCCGTTTGCGATCACCCGGCGTGGTACACGCTGCTGGAAGGGGTCCTGGAGCGCTCCGGCAAGATTCACCGTGCGCTGCGCGCGCTGGAACTCGACCTGAACCTGGCCGGCGGGCTGCCCGCCGCGATCGTCGCCGGGGACTTCCGTCCGGAGAAGGAGGACGACGGCACAGATCGGTTCACCGCTCCCGTGCTTCGGTTCCGGCTCTCCGATGAGAAGGTCCGAGAGCTGCTGATGGGCCGACAGCTCTACGGGGAACCGGACTTGGCCATCCGCGAGCTGTACCAGAACGCCCTCGATGCGTGCCGCTATCGCTGGACCCGACGGGAGTTCCGGCGTCGCCGCAACCAGGACGTCGGAACCTGGTCCGGGAAGATCTCGATCCGGCAGGGCCGGGACGAGGACAACGGGCGCCGCTACATCGAGTGTCAGGACAACGGCGTCGGGATGGGCGAGGAGGTCTTGAAGAAGATCTTCGCCAACGCCGGAGAACGGTTCACCTACCAGCCGGCGTTCCGTTCCGAGTTCGCCGCATGGCAGAACCTCGATCCGCCCCTCGACCTGACCCCGAACAGCCAATTCGGCGTAGGCGTGTTCAGCTACTTCATGATCGCCGAAGAGATCGAGATCTGGACCTGGCCGGCGAACGCCAACGACGCGACCGACGTGCACGGCTATTGCGTGCGGATCGCCAGTAGCGGCAGCCTGTTCCAGATCGCCAAGGCCTCGGAGCCGCACGGCGGCGGCACGCGGGTCCGGCTCTACCTCACCGAGGACAACGTGTCGGTGGTGAATACCATGCGGCGGTTGCTCTGGATCTCCGAGTTCGAGGTCGAGGTCCTAGAGGACCAGACCGCGCCGGTGCGGTGGGAACCGAACACCTTGCGTTATGACGGAACCTCGGTGACGCCATTGCCCTACGGCAGTGATTTTTGGTGGGTGCCGGGTGAAGGCGGTCTGATAGCTGACGGCATCCGGACGAACGAGGAGCGGTTCGGGCTCGTCGTGAACCTGCGCGGGGAACACCGGCCGCGGTTCACGGTCGACCGCAACCGGCTGCGCCAGTGGGACCAGGAGTGGATCGATCAGCAGATCGAGGCGTCCCTTCCACAGCTCGCGACGTGGCCCGGGCTCACTTTCAACTGGCTGTGGGAACTCACCGAGAACTCGCCGGTCGTCGGCGAGACGGTCTTTGACTGGCTGGTGAAGCACAGCCGGACCTTGCGGGTGGAGGGTCCCGCGAGTCAGGAGAACGACCCCGCGGTGGCCCGGATCGGCTGCCTCTCTGTGGATCAGAAGCTGTTCAGCGGCGAGTTGAACGGCTGGACCGGCGGGTATGACTGGCTGGTGGCGTGGCGTGCGGCCGTGTGGCGCAGCTACACCAATCACTTGGTCGTCGATGAGATCGCGGTGGCCGATCGGGCCGGCGGTTTCCCGCTTGTCCGGCCGATGGACTCCGCCGTGTTCAACAGCCTCTACGACCAGAGCGGATGGACGGCCAGCGACGGCATGCCGTCGCTGGAGACACTGCTCATGGTTGCAACGGACCGCCAGGAGTCGCCTCGGGTGCGGCTGCAGAGACTTCGGCGCTTTGCGGTCACGGGCCTGGATTTGCGATCGGCGCGAGCCATCCCGCCGGTGGAGCACCGCTTCCACGAGGACTGGGAATCGCCGGACGACGGAACGGAGGACGCCCGCCTTCTGCTGGCGACCCCGGCCTGGACCCGGCCGGGCGCCGTCCCTCGGCCCGATGCGGCCAGCTGGCTTGCGCTGGCGTCGCAGAAGACGCGTCTACCGCTGCGCGAAGTGGTGGAGCGTGTCTCGGCCTTGATTCCGTCCGATTGGACTCCACCTGACGATGAATTGGTCTCGGCATTGGGGCAGCGGCTTTTCGAGTTCACCGACATCGCGCTGATCGAGCAGAAAGGGCTCAGTGCCCAGCGCTGGATCGACCCGCAGGTTCAGCCGTACCAGGTCGTCCAGTTGAGTGCACGCCTCGGCCGGACGGTCGCGGAGATCCTGAATTCCCTCGACACGCTGGCCCCGCTCGGATATGTCGTGCAGAAGCGTGATCGGATTCCGGCCGAAATTACGGCGATCGAGCGCGATGCGCTGCTGACAGTTCACGAATTCAATGTCGGCCTGGGGGTGCCCGACATGATGGTTCTGGCGAATCGGTACGGCACCGATCTTCCGGGCGTGTTCGACGGTCTCCGCCGGATCACCTCAGCCGGATTGATATCGGTCCCCGATTTCGATGAACGTCATCGGGGCGTAGTGCCCACCGACGAAGAGATCAGCATCATCAAGGATCAACTGAACGCCTACGACCTGCGGACCCGTAGCCGACGGCCACCGACCGGGATGAGGGCCCTGTTCTCCCTGGCCGTATATGTGACCGTCGACGATGGCCAGGTCGAGGAGGAACGGCTCGCGGCGTGCCGTCGCCTGATCGACCTGGTGGACCCGCGGCGACCGATCACGATCCCAGAGACCATTTTTCTCGCGACGTGCATCGGCGGCACGCTGAAGCGTGCGATCGAATTCTATCGCGAGATATTGCCGCTGACGGCGGACATTTCATTGATTCCCGGAAAGATATCTGATTCGCCGGTGAGAATGCGATGGCAGACGGTGAACATGCTGCTGAACCGCTTTCGGTTCATTGAGTTTCTGGACGAAGAGGTGACTTGGTCCGACGGTCCGTCCGGAATCGTGCGGATGGGATCGTATTGGCAGTTCACCGTGCCGAGATGCCTCGACATGATGGAGCCCTTCCGAGAGTATGGAGCACCGGTCGGATCGATTGATGCCGAGTCCCGGGCGGAGGCCTCGACGCATCGGATGGATGTCTTCGACACGGCGATTCTGAGCCGTTCGGGCGACTACCGAAACGAGGAACCGATCAGGGTGGTCACCCCGCTCTATCTCGTGCAGACCGCTGGGCGGTTCGGATGGACGCTGGCCGAGGCGCGGCTGCGGTTTGCGCGGTTCGAGCCGCTCGGCCTCAAGATCCCCATCTCGGCCGAGCTCTGCGATGACCTGATCGTGTGCTGGCAGGACCTTCTGGTCCTCACCACGTTCCTGGACGGGCAGGAGCCGGCACTCTCCGGTCCGGTGTCCGGGCAACACCTGCGGGATGCCGCCGAGGAGATCGAGGAGACGGTCGGCCAGGTGCGTGCGCGTCTCGAACGGTTCGCGGACCTGTTCGGATTCTCCCTGGAACCGGAGTTCGACGTCGACGAAGGGAACCAACCGGATGCCTGACGCCCAACCGGTCGAGAACCATCGGACCATCGACTACGCCCTGAACTTCCACGATGACCAGGCCCAGTTCTTCCGGGTGGAACCCGAACCGGACGGGCGAAAGGTGATCGTCCGCGGGATCTGCCCGGGGTGCGGCGGCCGGACCCGGACGGTGTGGCCGACCGGCATCGGTTCCGGTTCCAAGGGGACTTTCACCGGCTCGGGGGAGGAGGCCGCAGCACGGATCCCGGACCGGAATCGTCTGGTCAGGTGTGAGTGCGGGCTCTCCCACCCGAACCGCCCGGCCACCGAGCTCTTCACCGGCTGCGGCGCCAACTGGCACGTGGAGATGCCGTGAGCGGGGACGCGCTGTGGTGGACAGATCGGGCTCGTCAGCTCGAGTACGGGCAGCTGGACGCGGTACGGAAGCAGGCGGAGTCCTGGCGGACCGGCCTGACCGGGGTGACCGCCCTGATCGGCGCGGTTCTCGTGGTCAAGGGCAAGGACGACTTCACACGGCTGGACACCGCGTACGCGGTCCTGGTCCCGGTGCTGCTCGGCCTGGCGCTGCTCGCACTGCTGACTGCGACCGTCGCCGCCCTGCGTGCCGCCGCCGGCGCGCCGAAGGACGACATCCTGCTGAACGGCGAGAATCTCAAGGCCTGGACCGAGACGGAGGTCGGGAACGCCCAGCGGGCCATCCGGCTGGCGCAGCTGCTCACCGCTGTGGGCGTGGTGCTCATCCTGGGCGGCGCCGTGCTGACCTGGTTCGCGCCGGCCAAGCCCGCCGACACGCCGCTGGTGCGTGTCGACGTGGCTGGCCAGCGATTCTGCGGGAAGTTGCTCCAGCAGGACGGCTCCGTGCTGCGGATCGGTGAGCAGGACCTCTACCGGATCGTCCCGATCACCGGCCCGGTCACGGTCGAGACGGTGAAATCCTGCTGAGTGGCTAGTCGCCCTTGACGTTGACCAGCTGACGCAGGGTGTGGCGGATCGTGACCAGGTCCGCCGCGTCCCGCATCACCACGTCGATCGGCTTGTAGGCCTGCGGGATCTCGTCCAGGAACGCGTCGGTGTCGCGGTACTCGATGCCCTTCATCGCGGTGCGCAGCTGCTCCCGGGTGAAGGTCTTGCGGGCCTTCGAGCGCGAGTACGCCCGGCCGGCCCCGTGCGGTGACGAGTTCAGCGCCTCGGCGTTGCCCTTGCCGACGACCACGTAGGACGCGTCGCCCATCGACCCGGGGATCAGGCCGGGCACGCCGGCGGCCGCGTTGATCGCGCCCTTGCGGGACAGCCACACCGTCTCGCCGTAGTGGGTCTCCCGCTCGGTGTAGTTGTGGTGGCACTGCACCCGCTCCAGCTCGCGCACCGGCCCGCCGGCGAACGCGGCGAAGCACGCCACCACGCGGTCCATCATCTCGTCGCGGTTGGCCAGCGCGAAGTCCTGCGCCCAGCGCAGCTCGCGCAGGTACGCGTCGAACTCCTCGGTGCCCTCCTCGAGGTAGGCGAGGTCGCGGTCCGGCAGTTCGATCCCGCGCTCGGCCATCAGCTTGCGCGCGACCTCGATGTGATGGCTCGCGATCTTGTTGCCGACGCCGCGCGAGCCGGAGTGCAGGAACAGCCAGACCCGGCCGTGCTCGTCCCGGCACACCTCGATGAAGTGGTTGCCGCTGCCCAGCGAGCCGAGCTGCAGCCGCCAGTTCGGCGCGTAGCCGGCCGGGTCGAAGGGCGCCTGCGCGGCGAGCCGGTCGACGCGGCGGCGGGCGGACTCGGTCAGCACGGTGTTGTAGCCGCCGGCCGAGAGCGGGACCGCCCGCTCGATCGCGGTGCGCAAGCCGCTGAGGTCCGGGTGCAGGTCCTCGACCCGGTACTGGGTGCGGACGGCGGCCATCCCGCAGCCGATGTCGACGCCGACCGCGGCCGGGATCAGCGCGCCCCGGGTCGGGATCACCGACCCGACCGTGGCGCCCTTGCCGAGGTGCGCGTCCGGCATCAGCGCGATGTGCGGGTGGATGAAGGGCATCCGGGACGCCTTCTCGGCCTGCTTCAGCGTCTCGTCCTCGAGCAGGCTCGCCCAGTTGATCAGTCGCTCGTTGATCTGCCGCACGTCAGGTTCCTCCCGGTGAAATCGAGAGGATCCTGACACGTACCTCAGGAATCGGCCGTTGATTTAAACCGGGACCGCAGGGTGCCGACCGCTCCGGTGCAGCCCAGCGCCCAGGCCACCAGCAGCGGCTGGAACGCCAGCCGCACCGCCCGCTTGGCGTCGGTGTCCAGCCCGAAGCCGTCCTTGTGCTCGGCGAACTGGGCGATGTTGCCGGGGAAGACGGCCACGAAGAAGGCCGCCGCGGCCGCCCCGACGAGCCCCCGGGCCGGCTGTTTCCAGACGCTGAGCAGCGCCACCCCCAGGCTGATCTCGGCCGCGCCGGAGGCGAGCACCACGAAGTCCGGGTCGAGCGGCAGCCAGGCCGGGACCTGCGCCTGGAACTCCTGCCGGGCGACGGTCAGGTGGGAGGTGCCGGCGAAGGCCAGGAAGGCGCCGAGCGCGACCTGTCCGGCGCCGGCCGCGACGCGCAGTGCGCGAGAACTCGTCATTCGGGATTCGTACCCCGAAGACCGCCCGGAAGCCGAGTCGGATATGTCACCCGGACGAGGGTGATAAAGCCTGGCCGGTTGGGTAATCCGCCCGGATGACCACCGCTCGAGCCCTGCACGTGCTTCTCGTCGACGACGACGAGGCGGACGTCCTGATGGTCGAGGAGGCGCTCGAGACGGCCGACGTCCCGCCGATCGTGACCCGGGTCGCGGACGGGCGGCAGGCGCTCGACTTCCTGCGCAACCGGGGCGTCTACGCCGAGGCGCACCGCCCTGACCTGGTGCTTCTCGACCTGAACATGCCGCGGATGAACGGTCACGAGGTGCTCGCCGCGATGAAGCAGGACGAGGAGCTGCGGACCATCCCGGTGGTCGTGCTGACCACCTCGTCGGCGCGCGAGGACGTGACGGCCAGTTACCGCGAGCACGCCAGCGCGTTCGTGACCAAGCCGATGGACTACCCGTCGTTCGAGATCGCGGTGCGGACGATCAGCGACTTCTTCCAGTCGGCCGCGCTGGCCGAGCAGGAGCGGAGCGCGGTCATCCTGCCGTTCCGGCCCCGGCGTTGATCAACGGTTGTTAGGGTTGCCGCCGCGCTCGGAAGGAGCCCACACCGTGACCGACCTGCCGACCCGGCTCATCGACCTGCTCGAGGCACCCAGCCCGTGCCTGATCGCCACCACCAACCCGGACGGATCGCCGCAGCTCACCCAGACCTGGGTGGACACCGACGGCAAGCACGTCCTGATCAACACCGTGCGGGGTTTCCGCAAGCTGCGCAACATCGAGCGGGACCCGCGGGTCGCGGTCAGCGTGCTCGACGGCGCCGACCCGTCCAACTACTACTCGCTGGCCGGCACGGTGATCAGCACGGACACCGAGGGCGCCCGGGAGAGCATCGACCGGATCTCGCGGAAGTACACCGGCGGGCCCTACCAGAACTACGGCGGCGGCGAGCAGACCCGCGTGCTGCTGACGATCCGGGTCGACCGCGTGGTCCACGCGCCCTGGCACTGATTTTTGACGATCAACATCATTGCGCCGTACGTCGTCCGTACGGCGCAATGATGTTGATCGTGATGTTGATCTAGCTGTTGGTGGCGGGCTCGCCGGTCAGCACCTCTTCGAGGTGGGTGACCTGCAGCAGCATGCGCACCATCGGGCCGAACTCGGTCAGCCGGAACGTGATCCCGCGGGCCAGGGCGGCCTTGCGGGTGGCGACGAGCGCGCCGAGCCCGGTCGAGTCCAGGAACGCGACCTGGTGCATGTCGACCTCGAGCTGGGTGAAGCCGGGGGTCTCGATCGTCTGGCGGAGGACCTGGCGCAGTGCGCCGACGGTGTCCGCGTCGATGTCGCCCTCGGGCACGATGACGACCCGATCGTCGTGCCGTTCGATCGTGCATCCGAATTCCATGTCGTCTCCCTGTCGCGGTGTGCCCGCCGCGATGCCCATATCGGTATCCGGCCAAACACATAACGCGTCACACGTTCCGGTGGTATACCCGACCCACCTGGACCGATTAGTACTTTCGGCTGGCAAGATCCGGGCCGTACGGCTAGGGTTCCGTCATCGGTCAAACAGTGCGCCGAGATTCCGTCCAGATGTGCGTCAGGGCATCGGGGGTGCGATTCTCGCCTGCGCGTGGCCTCCCCCGCCCGGTGAAGGGGACCGTCATGCGCTACGCAGCGATCGACAACGAGACCGAGCCGGCCACCACGCTGGTCGAGACCCCGCGCGACGACCCGTCCTGGTCGTGGAAGCGCGGCGAGGCGATCACCGCGTGGCTGCCGATGGCCCGCCGGCTGGCCCGGCGCTACGCCAGCCGCGGCGTCGAGCTGGAGGACCTGGTCCAGGTCGCCACGGTCGGTCTGATCAAGGCGATCGACGGTTTCGCGCCGGACCGCGGCGCCGAGTTCACCGGCTACGCGATCCCGACCATCCTCGGCGAGCTGCGCCGGCACTTCCGGGACCGGATGTGGAACATCCGGGTGCCGCGCCGCCTGCAGGAACTCAACATGGGGATCAACCGGGCGCGCACCGAGCTGATCCAGACGCTCGGCCGGGTCCCGACCGTCGCCGACATCGCCCGGCACCTGGGGGTCGGCGAGGAAGCGGTGATCGAGGGGCTGGAGGGGGCGTACGCGTACCGCCCCACCTCGCTGTCCACCCCGATCACCGCGGACGGCGACGCCGAGCTCGGCGACACCCTCGGCGCCCCCGACCCCGGGTTCGAGGAGGCCGAGCTGCACCTCGCGCTCGGTCCCGCGCTGGCCGTCCTGACCGAGCGCGAACGGACGATCGTCACGCTGCGCTTCTACGGCAACCTGACCCAGAGCCAGATCGGCGAGCAGGTCGGGGTGTCCCAGATGCACGTGTCCCGGCTGCTCACCCAGGCGCTCGTCAAGCTGCGCGGCCATCTGGGGCCGGACACTCACTAAGGTCCGACCGTCCGTGGACGATCTACGGCGACGTGCCCGACATCCACGAAGTGCTCGACCGGCGACTGATCACACCGGTGTTCCAGCCCCTGGTCGACCTGACCTTCGGTCGGGTGCTCGGGTTCGAGGCGCTCAGCCGGGGCCCGGCCGGCACCCCGCTGGAGATGCCGACGGCGCTGTTCGCCGCGGCGCGCGCGGCCGGCCGGGAGGCCGAGCTCGACTGGATCTGCCGGGCCGCCGCCTACCGGGTGGCGCTGCGGGCCGGGTTCGGGCCGGAGCTGAACCTGTTCGTCAACATGGAGCCGACCGCGTGGCGCGCGGACTGCCCGGCCGACCTCGCGCCGATCGTCGCGCAGGCCCGGCATCGGCTGCGGGTGGTCACCGAGATGACCGAGCGGGTCATCGCGCACGACCCGGCGGCGCTGCTCGCGGCGACCGCGAGCTGCCGGGAGAGCGGGTGGGGCGTCGCCCTCGACGACGTCGGCGCCGACCCGATGTCGCTGGCGCTGATGCCGTTCGTGCACCCGGACGTGGTGAAGCTGGACATGCAGCTGCTGCGGGCGCCGGACGACCCGAACACCGCCCGGGTGGTGGCCGCGGTCGCCGCGTACGCCGAGTCCAGCGGCGCGATCGTGCTCGCCGAGGGGATCGAGACGATCGAGCAGGTGGCGGTCGCGCGGAGCATGGGCGCGACGGTCGGGCAGGGCTTCTGGTTCGGCGTGCCCGGACCGTTGCCGGCCGACCTGCCGTACGCCAGCGCGCTGCCGAACGTGCCCAGGTCGACGGGGGACGCGCGGACGCCGTTCCAGGTGGTGGCGGCGGAGCGGCCGGTCACCCGGACGTCGAAGGCCCAGTTGATGTCGATGAGCCGGCACCTGGAAGCGCTGGCCGGCGACGGCCCGGAGCCACCGGTCCTGCTCGCCTGCTTCCAGGACGCCCGGCACTTCACGCCGGCGACCGCCACCCGGTTCACCCGGATCGCCGCGCACAGCCCGTTCGTCGCCGCGGTCGGCTCCGGGCTCAGCGACGAGCCGGCCCCGGGCGTCCGCGGCGCGCACCTCGACGCCGCGGACACCATGCACGGCGAGTGGAACGTGATCGTGGTCGGTCCGCACCGGGCGGCCGCCCTGGTCGCCCGGGACCTGGGCGACGACGGTCCGGACCGGAGTCGGCGGTTCGACTTCGCGCTCACCCACGACCGCCGGCTGGTCGTCGCGGCGGCCCGCTCGCTGCTGCGCTGCCTGGCGCCGGTGCCCGTGCTCAGCGGGCCGGGCTAGCCGCCGCCCCGCGCACCGGTCGCTGTCCTCGGCGGGCAGGACTAGTCTCTATCCCGAAGAGCGGTGGTGGGGAGGAGGACCCGATGAGCGGTACGGTCCCGGACCCCGGACGGCCCGATGTGGAGTCCGGCGCGTGAGGGACCACCCAGCGCTGCTCTACCAGGACATCGACGACTTCCTCCGAGGCGCCACGGCGTTCGCGCGGGCCGCGGTGACGGCCGGCGAGGCGGTGCTGGCCGCGGTGCCGGACAAGAACCTGGCCGCCCTGCAGGACGCCCTCGCCGACCTGGACGGTGAGATCCGCTACGTCGACATGACGGTCGCCGGCCGCAACCCCGGGCGGATCATCCCCGGGACCCTGCTGCCGTTCGCCGCCCTGCACGCCGGCCGGCCGGTGGCGATCATCCAGGAGGTGGTCTGGCCGGGTCGGACCGCCGTCGAATACCCGGCCTGCCTCCAGCACGAGGCGCTGCTCGACCTGGTCGTGCCCGGTGCGGTGCTGTGCCCGTACGACGCGGCCGGTCTGCCGGACGCGTGGGTGCGGGACGTGTGGTGCACCCATCCGGCGATCATCGCGGCGGGGGAGCGGCGGGCCAGCGCGCTCTACAACCCGGCGGCCGGTCTCGGCGAGCCACTCCCGCCGGTGCCGGCCGGCGCGGCGACGACCGCCTTCGCGACGGTGGCGGACCTGACCGCGGTCCGGGGCTTCACCGGGTGGCACGCCCGGCAGGCCGGCCTCTCCGAGATCCGGGCCGAGGACCTGGTCGTCGCGGTCAACGAGCTGGCCGAGAACACCATCCTGCACAGTCCCGGCGGCGGGGTGGTCGCGGTCTGGTCCGAGCCGCACGTGCTGGTCTGCCAGGTCGACGACGGCGGTCAGATCATCGACCCGCTGGCCGGCCGGATCCCGCCGTCGGCGACCAGCGAGGGCGGGCGCGGCCTGCTGCTGGCCAACCAGCTGTGCGACTTCGTCCGGATCGACACGCGCCCGGGCGCGACGAGCATCCGCCTGCACATGGACTCGGTGCGGTGAGCCCGCTCAGGTGAGCAGGGCGCGGGCGAAGCGGGCCTCGAGCCGGGCCGCGGCGCCCACCACCGCGGGCAGCGTGCCGGCGAAGAAGAACGCCACCGCCAGGTAGAAGATCACGATGGTCAGGTAGGAGTCGCCGAGCCCGAGCAGCTCCGGCAGCTCGACGTCGTGGCTCGGCAGCGCCCAGCCCCACAGTCCCCAGGTCAGACCGCCGAGCAGGCCGGCCCACCAGGTCATGGTCAGCGTGACCGAGAGCGTGTTCGGCAGCCAGCGCAGCCCGGCGTGCGCGAGGTCCCGCCAGGTCTGCCGGTCGCCGAGCGCGGTCAGCAGCCGGATCAGCACGTTGCGGGACTC encodes:
- a CDS encoding caspase family protein, translating into MTGRAALLIGVPSYQSELFEAFPHVVEADVKLMGDVLKKSDYAVTTCGVGGTANGFGSLSQIRQAMKKAFREAPPGGTLIVYYSGHGVVIGDRSYLVPGDAFTEPEGLDVDSLIPLLPSSLARLVLFFVDACRNNVSGALVLPENASRPSPPNGDFVIVNSCSPGEVSSYSEDGSYFTQMLAEALDTGTPAQTVEEVVQTVIQRMRQRNELSDGIRQTPKASLSQHDMMASPVGKVEICLGERVGMAWHDAVAESPLWARSSADAETTAVTREVVLQVIADCAEIWREGRQRLQDEAALADPWSTPDHAVRVLDRLTQLLPEGAQLTVTELAAAVSAPFLREVMLSAGLKIAAGINPQTFAMKYSQRARRDLEITHDQHEHVWRRAEGLGKRGRIDVRDTLAMWLVHRWLGSRPTLAEEDEVNRLIEKIGEVVCAGPGPTRRELPSQFRVLLHCADGGKTNDALVTELKDVAHSPRFRTLGGLLWLAGVLAVDARRMPSLIVDHIGVIEELSLVTLHHEIAKVQWALDEEGALGLNAVCDHPAWYTLLEGVLERSGKIHRALRALELDLNLAGGLPAAIVAGDFRPEKEDDGTDRFTAPVLRFRLSDEKVRELLMGRQLYGEPDLAIRELYQNALDACRYRWTRREFRRRRNQDVGTWSGKISIRQGRDEDNGRRYIECQDNGVGMGEEVLKKIFANAGERFTYQPAFRSEFAAWQNLDPPLDLTPNSQFGVGVFSYFMIAEEIEIWTWPANANDATDVHGYCVRIASSGSLFQIAKASEPHGGGTRVRLYLTEDNVSVVNTMRRLLWISEFEVEVLEDQTAPVRWEPNTLRYDGTSVTPLPYGSDFWWVPGEGGLIADGIRTNEERFGLVVNLRGEHRPRFTVDRNRLRQWDQEWIDQQIEASLPQLATWPGLTFNWLWELTENSPVVGETVFDWLVKHSRTLRVEGPASQENDPAVARIGCLSVDQKLFSGELNGWTGGYDWLVAWRAAVWRSYTNHLVVDEIAVADRAGGFPLVRPMDSAVFNSLYDQSGWTASDGMPSLETLLMVATDRQESPRVRLQRLRRFAVTGLDLRSARAIPPVEHRFHEDWESPDDGTEDARLLLATPAWTRPGAVPRPDAASWLALASQKTRLPLREVVERVSALIPSDWTPPDDELVSALGQRLFEFTDIALIEQKGLSAQRWIDPQVQPYQVVQLSARLGRTVAEILNSLDTLAPLGYVVQKRDRIPAEITAIERDALLTVHEFNVGLGVPDMMVLANRYGTDLPGVFDGLRRITSAGLISVPDFDERHRGVVPTDEEISIIKDQLNAYDLRTRSRRPPTGMRALFSLAVYVTVDDGQVEEERLAACRRLIDLVDPRRPITIPETIFLATCIGGTLKRAIEFYREILPLTADISLIPGKISDSPVRMRWQTVNMLLNRFRFIEFLDEEVTWSDGPSGIVRMGSYWQFTVPRCLDMMEPFREYGAPVGSIDAESRAEASTHRMDVFDTAILSRSGDYRNEEPIRVVTPLYLVQTAGRFGWTLAEARLRFARFEPLGLKIPISAELCDDLIVCWQDLLVLTTFLDGQEPALSGPVSGQHLRDAAEEIEETVGQVRARLERFADLFGFSLEPEFDVDEGNQPDA
- a CDS encoding RtcB family protein — encoded protein: MRQINERLINWASLLEDETLKQAEKASRMPFIHPHIALMPDAHLGKGATVGSVIPTRGALIPAAVGVDIGCGMAAVRTQYRVEDLHPDLSGLRTAIERAVPLSAGGYNTVLTESARRRVDRLAAQAPFDPAGYAPNWRLQLGSLGSGNHFIEVCRDEHGRVWLFLHSGSRGVGNKIASHHIEVARKLMAERGIELPDRDLAYLEEGTEEFDAYLRELRWAQDFALANRDEMMDRVVACFAAFAGGPVRELERVQCHHNYTERETHYGETVWLSRKGAINAAAGVPGLIPGSMGDASYVVVGKGNAEALNSSPHGAGRAYSRSKARKTFTREQLRTAMKGIEYRDTDAFLDEIPQAYKPIDVVMRDAADLVTIRHTLRQLVNVKGD
- a CDS encoding response regulator, giving the protein MTTARALHVLLVDDDEADVLMVEEALETADVPPIVTRVADGRQALDFLRNRGVYAEAHRPDLVLLDLNMPRMNGHEVLAAMKQDEELRTIPVVVLTTSSAREDVTASYREHASAFVTKPMDYPSFEIAVRTISDFFQSAALAEQERSAVILPFRPRR
- a CDS encoding PPOX class F420-dependent oxidoreductase produces the protein MTDLPTRLIDLLEAPSPCLIATTNPDGSPQLTQTWVDTDGKHVLINTVRGFRKLRNIERDPRVAVSVLDGADPSNYYSLAGTVISTDTEGARESIDRISRKYTGGPYQNYGGGEQTRVLLTIRVDRVVHAPWH
- a CDS encoding STAS domain-containing protein, encoding MEFGCTIERHDDRVVIVPEGDIDADTVGALRQVLRQTIETPGFTQLEVDMHQVAFLDSTGLGALVATRKAALARGITFRLTEFGPMVRMLLQVTHLEEVLTGEPATNS
- a CDS encoding SigB/SigF/SigG family RNA polymerase sigma factor; this translates as MRYAAIDNETEPATTLVETPRDDPSWSWKRGEAITAWLPMARRLARRYASRGVELEDLVQVATVGLIKAIDGFAPDRGAEFTGYAIPTILGELRRHFRDRMWNIRVPRRLQELNMGINRARTELIQTLGRVPTVADIARHLGVGEEAVIEGLEGAYAYRPTSLSTPITADGDAELGDTLGAPDPGFEEAELHLALGPALAVLTERERTIVTLRFYGNLTQSQIGEQVGVSQMHVSRLLTQALVKLRGHLGPDTH
- a CDS encoding EAL domain-containing protein; amino-acid sequence: MPDIHEVLDRRLITPVFQPLVDLTFGRVLGFEALSRGPAGTPLEMPTALFAAARAAGREAELDWICRAAAYRVALRAGFGPELNLFVNMEPTAWRADCPADLAPIVAQARHRLRVVTEMTERVIAHDPAALLAATASCRESGWGVALDDVGADPMSLALMPFVHPDVVKLDMQLLRAPDDPNTARVVAAVAAYAESSGAIVLAEGIETIEQVAVARSMGATVGQGFWFGVPGPLPADLPYASALPNVPRSTGDARTPFQVVAAERPVTRTSKAQLMSMSRHLEALAGDGPEPPVLLACFQDARHFTPATATRFTRIAAHSPFVAAVGSGLSDEPAPGVRGAHLDAADTMHGEWNVIVVGPHRAAALVARDLGDDGPDRSRRFDFALTHDRRLVVAAARSLLRCLAPVPVLSGPG
- a CDS encoding anti-sigma factor RsbA family regulatory protein, whose translation is MRDHPALLYQDIDDFLRGATAFARAAVTAGEAVLAAVPDKNLAALQDALADLDGEIRYVDMTVAGRNPGRIIPGTLLPFAALHAGRPVAIIQEVVWPGRTAVEYPACLQHEALLDLVVPGAVLCPYDAAGLPDAWVRDVWCTHPAIIAAGERRASALYNPAAGLGEPLPPVPAGAATTAFATVADLTAVRGFTGWHARQAGLSEIRAEDLVVAVNELAENTILHSPGGGVVAVWSEPHVLVCQVDDGGQIIDPLAGRIPPSATSEGGRGLLLANQLCDFVRIDTRPGATSIRLHMDSVR
- a CDS encoding sensor domain-containing protein yields the protein MTTTQLDPVLVPGPALRFVPRAGLDTRYVLTGFPLAMAAFTVCVTGFTAGLGLAVVWLGVPLMIFALGMSRGFAESERGRIAAVLGEPVARPGYRTTESRNVLIRLLTALGDRQTWRDLAHAGLRWLPNTLSVTLTMTWWAGLLGGLTWGLWGWALPSHDVELPELLGLGDSYLTIVIFYLAVAFFFAGTLPAVVGAAARLEARFARALLT